From the Quercus lobata isolate SW786 chromosome 6, ValleyOak3.0 Primary Assembly, whole genome shotgun sequence genome, one window contains:
- the LOC115950367 gene encoding uncharacterized protein LOC115950367 — protein MSLPSLMDSAPPPIIVEMQVMKEQMEVMMNALKGRVSNDLDDLVNRTNSPLTTSVNSFPLPQKFRMPQIESYNGVKDPLDHLKTFKTLMHFQGVPDKIMCRAFLTTLKGLARVWFSRLTPSSINTFKELSAQFTLHFIGRHRYKRSTTCLMSIKQREDKTLRAYITRFNKETLSIDEADDKILVAAFTNGLQKGNFLFSLYKNDPKTITDVLYRATKYMNAEDALLAREEKPKKRERQEDTRQDRGRKVARTEDQQDERHPRPPTGKFTNFTPLTAPIDQVLMQIKDEGALTFPGKLKGDPNKRPRDKYCCFHRDHEYNTTNCYDLKQQIEALIRQGKLQRFVNKEITDPPQEQAPRRENERPRPPIWDIRIIVGGTTATGSSKKARKTYLKMVHSVQLIGFVPKMPRIDNPIIGFSEDDARRLHHPHDDALQLANRGL, from the coding sequence ATGAGCCTTCCATCCCTCATGGATTCGGCCCCTCCACCTATTATCGTAGAGATGCAGGTgatgaaggagcagatggagGTCATGATGAATGCCCTCAAGGGACGAGTGTCCAATGATCTTGACGACCTAGTAAACAGAACTAACTCACCATTAACTACCTCCGTCAACTCATTCCCCTTGCCCCAGAAATTCCGCATGCCCCAGATTGAAAGCTACAATGGGGTCAAGGACCCCCTCGATCATCTAAAGActttcaagaccctgatgcacttTCAAGGGGTACCAGACAAGATCATGTGTAGGGCATTCCTGACGACGCTGAAGGGCCTTGCGAGGGTTTGGTTCAGTAGATTGACACCAAGCTCCATCAACACTTTCAAAGAGTTGAGCGCCCAATTCACCTTACACTTCATAGGCAGACATCGATACAAAAGGTCCACCACATGCTTAATGAGCATCAAGCAGCGAGAAGACAAGACGCTGCGGGCCTACATAACTCGTTTCAACAAGGAAACCCTTTCAATTGACGAAGCTGACGATAAGATACTCGTAGCTGCATTCACTAACGGGCTGCAAAAgggtaattttttgttttctttatacaagAATGACCCAAAGACCATAACGGACGTGCTCTACAGAGCCACCAAATACATGAACGCAGAAGATGCATTACTAGCCCGCGAAGAGAAACCTAAGAAGAGGGAGAGACAGGAGGACACACGACAAGATAGGGGGCGAAAGGTTGCTAGAACCGAAGATCAACAAGATGAAAGGCATCCTAGACCCCCCACTGGAAAGTTCACCAATTTCACCCCATTAACCGCCCCGATAGATCAAGTCttgatgcaaatcaaagatgaaggaGCACTGACGTTCCCTGGTAAATTAAAGGGAGATCCCAACAAGAGGCCAAGGGACAAGTATTGTTGCTTTCACCGAGACCACGAGTACAACACAACCAACTGCTATGACCTGAAacagcagattgaggcccttatcagacaagggAAGCTACAGAGGTTCGTCAACAAAGAGATTACTGATCCGCCGCAGGAACAGGCCCCACGACGGGAGAACGAGCGCCCTAGACCACCTATATGGGACATAAGAATCATCGTAGGGGGCACAACCGCAACCGGATCTTCTAAAAAAGCCCGCAAAACCTACCTCAAAATGGTCCATAGCGTCCAACTTATAGGATTCGTACCCAAGATGCCACGAATAGATAACCCCATTATCGGATTTTCAGAGGATGACGCTCGGAGACTTCACCATCCTCATGACGACGCACTTCAGCTTGCAAATAGGGGATTATAA